Proteins encoded in a region of the Lemur catta isolate mLemCat1 chromosome 14, mLemCat1.pri, whole genome shotgun sequence genome:
- the FAM170B gene encoding protein FAM170B, with protein sequence MKPHFTDHRREQSPTEGTTLSLTSLESTEDSVEVWPGTIKKEEAPPLPGPAAPCEEDIYLAARARGILGWSSSPSSESSSEYRSYSQCPSCCSLMCDAESGAPQSVCAFYTHVQTVRGVAVAWETEAGFQPVGRTPRIREAQFIKRQRRKGSSFEMASDTDLRWDLEACKGPRGPEPDDAELLECCLQEPRAPPDWLVTTGYGLRCVACCRVFPSLDALLEHAQHGIREGFSCQIFFEEMLERRWARGQAHDHPEEEEEEEEGEKEEKEEREQNPSDDSGCSPTHGKVLPPRQQEP encoded by the exons ATGAAACCCCACTTCACGGATCACAGGAGAGAACAGTCACCAACCGAGGGGACCACTCTTAGCTTGACCAGCCTTGAATCCACAGAGGACAGTGTGGAAGTGTGGCCAG GGACCATAAAGAAAGAAGAGGCACCTCCGCTGCCGGGACCTGCCGCCCCCTGCGAGGAGGACATCTACCTTGCTGCCAGGGCTCGGGGGATCCTGGGCTGGAGCAGCTCTCCCTCGTCCGAGTCCTCCTCCGAGTACCGGTCCTACTCGCAGTGCCCGTCCTGCTGCTCCCTCATGTGCGACGCCGAGAGCGGGGCCCCGCAGAGCGTGTGCGCCTTCTACACCCACGTGCAGACCGTGCGCGGCGTGGCGGTGGCCTGGGAGACCGAGGCCGGCTTCCAGCCGGTCGGCAGGACCCCGCGCATCCGGGAGGCGCAGTTCATCAAGAGGCAGCGGCGGAAAGGCTCCTCCTTCGAGATGGCCTCCGACACGGACCTGCGCTGGGACCTGGAGGCCTGCAAGGGTCCCCGCGGCCCCGAGCCGGACGACGCGGAGCTGCTGGAGTGCTGCCTGCAGGAGCCGCGGGCGCCCCCGGACTGGCTGGTCACCACCGGCTACGGGCTGCGCTGCGTGGCCTGCTGCCGAGTCTTCCCCTCGCTGGACGCTCTGCTGGAGCACGCCCAGCACGGCATTCGGGAGGGCTTCAGCTGCCAGATCTTCTTCGAGGAGATGCTGGAGAGAAGGTGGGCTCGAGGCCAAGCTCATGACCACccggaggaggaagaggaggaggaggagggggagaaggaggagaaagaagagagggagcaGAACCCTTCTGACGACAGCGGGTGCTCCCCGACGCACGGCAAGGTGCTTCCCCCGCGGCAGCAGGAGCCGTGA